From the genome of Acropora palmata chromosome 8, jaAcrPala1.3, whole genome shotgun sequence:
AAGCGAAAGCGAGGCTGCCGGTGACTCGCTGAAGTAAGAAAGAAGGATCTCATGTGGAGCAATTTGTTTCGAGTAAGTTAGAGCGATGAACAAGAGCGCGAGTGCGAAGGATAGTTCCCGTTCTTCCAAGAAAGGAAGAGGAAAATACTGTGAAGTTTTTGGTTGCAATAATAGTGCGTATGATGTGCATGGAGTTCGTACAAAATACCACTTCTTCGAATTTCCAAAAGACACCAAGGGAAGGAATCGTTGGTGTAATCGCATCAAGCGACGGCATGGCAAAGATGATTTCTTTGTAACCGGCTCAACTGTTGTTTGTTCAGAACATTTCAGAGATGAAGATATCTTAAAAAAACTCAGTGGTCGTTGGGATTTAAAGAAAGGTTTGTGGTTTTACCAATCTCTGTATTTTAGTCTGAGTTTTGAAGCTTAGACTcatgtgaaagatttagaaagctaagctgacgtttcgagcgttagcccttcatcagaacgaatgacgaagggctaacgctcagctctctaaatctttcacggtggtaattcaacctttatcaactcgtttgatgaaaccaaatttttgttttcatctctcccaccgacgcagcaccacagtttctttagaaactagaaatccattacACTAATGTGATCCTAATTTGCTGCGGTAATTGTTTGCTGCTTAAGTACTTTTTCCAAGATACATTATAGTAAGGAGAAGGCCTTTTTCACTGCTCTGATGTTTTATTGGGTGATATTTCTTGCTGCagtattttgcttttgaaaattCTGATTTCTCTATgactttctttatttatgcTTTTTCTGTTTGGATTAAGTTTATGTTAAAGTTTTCCAAagtcatttgttttcatttaaggtcattgctgttgttttgtaATGCAGAAATCATGATTCACAGAAGTTACAGAGAAAACATATTATCTTAAACTGTACAGGCAGGttatataaacaaaaaaacaatgattaatGACTGGGATATTCAAGTTAATGTCTCTGATATCTTAGGTGCAGAACCAGTGCACTTTAGCTGGACCATGGAGAAGAAGCACAGAAAGCCACCAGCAGAAAGAAAGCATCAGGAATCGCCTGAAGAACCAGATAATACAACTCTACAAACGGTTGAATTTCCTTCATCAGCAGGTAGCACCGAGCCAGTTGCACTTTCTGCTGATATATCAGCTGCAGTTCCCTCGCGTTTAGTTTCATCTGATCTTGCTCAAACTGAAATGGAGTCTCCCCAAATTGACCAAACTGAACCGGATATTGTCCTAGagctccaaagaaaaattgctttaCTAAGCCTTTGCTGGCTGACTGCCAGCAAAGGCTTAGTAAAGCAGAGAAGGAAAAGATGTACTTGTTGGAGCACCAGTTTTCACTTGCAAAGATTAAAGATGACAATGCTGCTATCTTATTTTATACTGGCTTTCTCAATTATGAAGCATTGATGAGTTAGTACCATTACATTGAACCAAAACTGTCTAAAATGCAATACTGAAAGGGAGAAACTATTGTTAAGGAAAGCCAGCCTTATCAAGAGgatgaacttaaaaaaaaacctggtCCATCCCGAAAACGTACTTACTTAGACGAGTTTTTATTGGTTCTGATGAGACTGAAGGCTGGTCTGTTTGTCCAAGACCTTGCAGACAGATTTGGCATAAGCACTAGCCTTGTTTGCCGAATTTGCATCAATTAATTTACTTTACTTTTAACTGAAGGAGATGTTCCCATTTCCCTCTCAAGATCTTGTTCGAAAAAATATGCCCAAAGAGTTTGCCCAGTATGCAACGACACGAATAATTTTGGATTGTACTGAGCTATTTATTCAGCGACCCTCCGCTATGTTGGCACAGTCAGAGACTTGGTCTGACTACAAACATCATAATACTTGGAAATTGCTGGTAGGAGTAACCCCAAATGGTCAGGTTACTTTCTTGTCAGACTTGTGGGGTGGACGTGTCTCAGACAAGCACATTACAAGAGAAAGTGGTGTCTTGGACTTGTTAGAACCAGGTGATAATGTGATGGTTGACCGTGGATTTGACATTTCAGGAATTGTACCTGCTGGTGTGACTGTTAATATGCCACCATTTTTGGCAGGAAGTGACCAGTTGACAGCAGCTGAAACTGAGCAAACAATGAGTATTGCCTCTGTCCGCATCCACGTGGAGCGTGCTATTGGCAGAATAAAAACTTATCATATATTGGATGGAACATTGCCAAATACATTAAGTCCTTACGCCACACAGATAGTAACAGTATGTGGTTTTCTGACTAACTTTTTACCTCCATTACTGCCACCTGCTAACCCTTAAATTTTGGTGCTCTGTTCTGGAGGCAGGTGACATTCATCATAATTGTGTATTttaagtttaattttattaaggGGTGACCATTCAAGAATATTtcagagttttctttttgagttTATGGTTATGTCTGACCCTAACTAAATTTCTCTCTGAAACCTCAATTTTAAACCAGTTCTTGAACATGAGTATTGTCCATATGAAAGCCAACCACCATGTAGGTAAAGAAGTTTTCCTCTCTGCACTCTCCTTGTAAGTATCTCGGGAAAAAAAGCTCTTCTGTAAAATCAATCTTTGGAAGGAAATTTTCATACCATGTGCGTGAGTGGAAAGGGATGTTCTCTATAAATAAGGGCATGTTATCTCCAAAGTACACAGTAAATAAAATGCCCTTTAGGGACACATTGGAACAGTACAGTTGCCCTTGAACTTGCCAATAGTAATCATGGTTCCTTTTGAGTTGTATTGATGCATCAGCCAGCTTTTCCAGGTAGAAATTTTTGGACTTGCATGCATCTCTCACTGTCATACCAGCTTTGCTGAAAGGGGATTTTATTTCCATTCCCCACCTCTCATTGGTGTCAACAAAAGTCACTATTCTGTCTAAGCTTGCTCCAAGGTAGGGTTTTTCCTTAGATATTAATAGCCCAACTTCCTCTACCTTCACTGCTATACCTTCTTTATTCATTTGGCTAACAAATAAATCAACAGCTTTTGGTTCGCTTTCAATGCCATACTGAACAGATTCAGTTGTAAAGTTTGAATATAAAATTGCTTTTACTTTATTTGATGGCTCCACCTTTGTTTTTGcagcctttccaaaatttgagGCAGTCAGAACAGTTTTCCTCCTTTCAAACCATAAATTGTTCGCGGTTTGCCCTCTTGTCAACCTCTCAGTTTCTTGTATCTCCTCGTCAGTAATCGTGAGACCTGAAACGTGTTCATCCATCATTCTTTTGAACCGATTTGTAGCTATGTCATAGCTGTCGGTAAATGCTAAGCCTTCCTGTTGGTGCTGCACCTCTTCTGTTGGTCTCATTTCTGAACACTTGGACTTGAggtcatgaaaaaaaaaatgaactggACACCAAGCAATTTTGGAGATTCTCACTCAAGGTTCGAAATCTCTCCACATCTCTGGTGCGATGGTGCGGTGCTCATGGGTCAAACTTAATAAGTTTCGGTTGCATtctgatatttttctttcccaatcttatttttctcattaagACCTGGTCAAGGGGCTTGGCTGCGACGCTTTGATTTCGTGGGACAACCCAAACTGAAAGACATGAGGTACAAGATAGCGATTCAGGGTGTTGCTGTAGATGTCGTCTTGTAAAATCTTCCAAGGCAAACAGCACGCCTCCAACATGATTGCACTTTCCTTTGCCCAGTAAACCAAGTCCAGCAGGACATGTACATGTTGCGCGCAATACATCACATTGAAGTGTGAACTCCACAACCACACGATACGGAGTCTTCTTCATTGATGGCAATACACTGGCCTTAACATAAGTTTTGTCCTCATGAATTTTGCTCTCTAGTCTTTTAACGTTCCCAAATTGATAGGATTTTAGTTTCTTGTAGTTCGTGCCCTTGAGTGCGATGTGTCGGTATTTACGCGTTGACACAACTAGATAATCGTAAAGCTGGATAAAATTTAGTTGTGGAAGCTGGCGCAGATCTGTAGACCATCCGAGGGCAGAAATTCTTCTTATGACCTCGTCATATTTAAAATCTCCACCATGTCCTACATTTTCCTGGAGAGAAACGATGTGTTTTTTAACTGATAGCTGAGAATTATTGAGTAGCCGTTAGCTTAGATTAGTAAATTGTGTCTGAACATCCTatgaaaattaccaaaaaaagGCCGATTTCGACATTGGTGCCCTGTGATATGATTGTTGTATTGGTGATCCTTTCCCCACCTTTGTTTTACGAACAGTACCAACCCGAGGTGCTCTTGAACCTTTTATAGCGTCGACAAGTAACGGTGCCCGAACAGAGGCAAGCAGAGGgctgaaaactgaaaacggACCTGGCGCCtgttctcgaaagtcccgaaatttttccgacgcatttcgggtgacagaattctctttgtatcttcaaaacgacaGCGTCTCGAGGCCcgctcgaggcacgaaacttttcagttatttgaatttgttacCTTAAacacatatgaaaagaccagctctACAGAGTAAGTGTAGGTTTCAGTTCCCGTTCGATACATGAAGTTTTAGTTGTTACCGCAGACTAGAGATTGTTCGGGCGCAGTTTTCGCCATGTGCCTTTTTGATTTTAAGTTTTccgctattttgtttttgttcccgCCATCGTGGAGGACAGCATAATAACTTCGAATCGTTCAGATACGCAGAGATTCGATGTTTGTAAGATGTTTTTGCGAATTAAATGTTTGTCTGGATGAATACGAGTTATTTGCTCGGCCAAGAGTAGCTGGCCACTACATCATTCGAAGTTATTGGTATTCAAGTTGAAAACTGTATGGAAGAGTCGTTCATGAAAGTAACCAAGCTTGTCTGATCAGTTACATACCGGGATATGGTCaacaaaaggaagaagaaatcGACGAGTAATGTTCCAAAGAGCGTAGGCCGAGGAGGATCGCGTGTGACTCGTCAAATAGTAAATAAGGAGGTATCGGTGAATGAATCGCCAGAAGTCAACACGTTTCAGAGCGACAAGAACGGTGGAGATATGGAATCACGGCCATCGTTAGCTGAAGGAAATGTGGCAGGCGGTCCTGTTGTTGAACTTCCTGAAGCTCCTAGTGGTATAAGCAGGCCAACTAGGACAAAGGTTCCGAGCAAGACATTGAACGAAGAAGAAGTCAATGCCGAAAGAGCCGTCCATGCGAAACATCAAAGAGCTGGACATTTAGGAGAGCTACGGAAACGTCGAAATGTTGTGCAAGATTTGATTACTGGTCCTGGCGTACAATTAACCGAAGTAGAGGACGCAGTTGAAAGGTATAAAGACgcatttcataattttgttaGTAGCCATGAAAATTGCCTTCATTATGAGGTTGACGAAGAGATGAGAGCTTTAATGATTGACAGTTACGATAATCAGAGAGACTTAAAATTACAATCAGATGTCCTGGTGAATGATTGGAGAGCTAAAAGGAAAGAGTTGGAGAGACCCCCATCTGAATCAGGTCTTAGTCTGAAATCTGCCAAGAGTGTAAAGAGTTATGCCTCCAGTAGAAATAGTTTGAAGGAGAGAAAACGACTGATGGAGGAAGCAAAGTTAGAAATGCAGGCCcttaaagaaaaacaggaattGCAGCGTGAATTAGAAGAAATTGAGAAGGGCAAAGCGGAGTTAAGCAGGAAATTGGAACTTTTAGATGCAAAAACTAAGGTGCAGCGAACTGAAATGGAATTGATGTTAGAGCAGAGTGTGGAAGAAGAGACTGATGGCATGAACGATTATCTTAAGGAGTACTACATGCAAAATCAGTTGAAAAAGGAATTATTATCGCAACCTGATGAGCTGACTGTGACACCTAATTCAGAAGCTCAACCAACTAATGGTCAAGAGACAATGGCAAAAGGGCTGCCAACAGTAAATGGTGCCCAGTCTCAGTTCGTGTTGCCATCAGCTCAGAAGTCTTTAGCAACAGAATCAGTAGTTACCCTTTCTTCAGTTTCTCATACAGTTCAAGTAGCTAAGAATGAAGAGAGTATTAATCGTTCCACTAGTGTTACCCCAACCTATTGTATGGATGGAGTGATAACCAGTTGTTTGTCTAGTCACTTGCCTTATTCAAAGACAACGCCTACAGCTTGTACACCAAACTCGATTCAGCTACCCATATACACTCATGCCAGCTTATCACCAGTGATTACTCAATCTACTCCTGGGATATTTAATCCGTTTCATGTTCCGCATGCGACAAGTCTAAGAGCAGCAGCGACTGAATATTCCCCAGCAATCACTTCACAGTGGACCATGCCTTCACCGTCACGGGGCCCATCCCTATTGTCTCAGTCGCAGACTTCTCCACAGTTCTCAGAACAGTCTGATGCATGGCTGACGATAGCACAAGCGATCAAACAAGGTCCATCCTTACCAAAGGTAGAATTGGCCAAGTTCAATGGTGATCCCTTGGAGTATGCAGAGTTTGTTACGAACTTTAAGGATAACATTGAAAGTCAGGTAGCGGATGAATCCCAGAGACTTACGCGCTTGCTTGCACAGTTCATTGGAAACGCTAGAGAAGCCATTAGAAGCTGTGTAAATCTGCCGGTGGGACACAGGTACTCTGAAGCATGGAAGACACTTCACGAGAACTTTGGCCAGTCTCACATGATAGTAGAAGCTCACATGAAGAAATTGCGAGAAATTCAGGTGCGTAAGGCTGATGCATCAACGCTTATGGACTTTGCAAGACTAGAGGATGCCAGAAGAGTCTTGCCGAGTATGGGTAGTAACTACACCAGTCGTTTGCACAATGAGGATCTGATAATAATGCTGATGAGAAAGCTTCCAGTCTTAAGAGAAAGTGGGCAGACAGAGCCGGTGATCTCTTGAAGAGCAAAGGTCGAGCTGAATATGCAGA
Proteins encoded in this window:
- the LOC141889932 gene encoding uncharacterized protein LOC141889932; its protein translation is MFPFPSQDLVRKNMPKEFAQYATTRIILDCTELFIQRPSAMLAQSETWSDYKHHNTWKLLVGVTPNGQVTFLSDLWGGRVSDKHITRESGVLDLLEPGDNVMVDRGFDISGIVPAGVTVNMPPFLAGSDQLTAAETEQTMSIASVRIHVERAIGRIKTYHILDGTLPNTLSPYATQIVTVCGFLTNFLPPLLPPANP